CGGCTTCGAGATGAAAGGGGCCGGGTGGCCCGTCTCGCGGACGAAGCGCTGGTAGTCGCGCTGGGTGACGAGGTTCTTGCCGATGGAAAAGGCGGGCAGCTTGATTTGCCTCCGGGGCTGCTCCCAGTTGTCGTACCACTTCCATTTGCGGGCGGCCGGGCTCCCGATGCGGTAGCCGTAATCGCGCTCGGCCCTGCCGCTCCCCGCCCAGAAGGTGCCCGCCGGAATCCGGATAAGCCCAGGACCGCTCGCGCAAAGCCCCCCTGCCGCGCCCCGGGCGGGCCCTCCCGCCGCGGCGAGCGACGCCGCAAGAAGGAGCCCGGCGAGAAGTCTCATTTTGCGGCGGCGGCCTGGCGGACGATCCGATCGAAGATCACATCGAGTTCGGCCGCCATTTTGTCGAGTTCGGCGTTTCCGTAGGGGCGGAACACGTCAGAGGGCTTTTTGTAGGTGATCGTGGCGGTCCCGTCGCCATTCTCGTAGATGTAGATGCGGATGGGGGCTTCGATCCCGGCGGGCACGCTCGCCTTGAGCATGCGGACGGCGAAATCGGGCCGGTAGACGCCAATGACCTGGTTGCCCTTGATCTTGACGCCGATGGAGGCCGCCCCGCGCTGGGCGCTGGCCCGGCTGACGAGTCCCATCTTGTTTTTCTTGATGGCCTGCTCGAGGGCGCTGGCGGATTTTTCGAACGATACGCGGGTCTTGTAAAGCGGATTTTCGCCGGCCCAGGTTGTGGCGGGGAGGGAAGTTGCCGCCAGAATCAGGGCAAAAACGAAGACAACGGCCCGCCGGGGGATATGGTAGCGCATGCGGTTCTCCTTAGATACGATATGAAAGTT
This genomic interval from bacterium contains the following:
- a CDS encoding DUF302 domain-containing protein, which gives rise to MRYHIPRRAVVFVFALILAATSLPATTWAGENPLYKTRVSFEKSASALEQAIKKNKMGLVSRASAQRGAASIGVKIKGNQVIGVYRPDFAVRMLKASVPAGIEAPIRIYIYENGDGTATITYKKPSDVFRPYGNAELDKMAAELDVIFDRIVRQAAAAK